The following is a genomic window from Prunus persica cultivar Lovell chromosome G7, Prunus_persica_NCBIv2, whole genome shotgun sequence.
GATTTATTGATTATTTATCAGCAAATAGAGCAGTCTAAGAACTCTTATGGGCAGTTATAAATgataggaaaataaaaacgtCAAGTAACTTAATACCATTCAACTGAACTTTAACTCAGATAAAATCCCATACCACTTCATTTTCCCAGTAGCTGCTTGACAGTAAAGGGATGTTAGCTAAGGCTTCAAATGAGGATGAGAATATTTTGTGCTATGCTCCATGGCCATATGTTCTGTCAACCCTTCGATTCGATGCATTCTTTCTTCTAaatgaggatgagaatagCATTGAACTCAGTCGTGTGTAGAGATAAGTAGTATGAGTTTGGAGGAAATCAGAGTTACTTCTTgaagtccttttttttttttaataatatggGAGACAAGCAAGTAACCTGATCACATTGATGCAAAAAAAAGCTTCTAATTCTGCATATATGCTGCAAAACCAAGTAGTGTCATAAAATTTATGTTTCTGTATCAAGATTCAAAACTGCTAGTTATAACACGCGTTAAGTTATGAAAAACGTTTATATATGCATCTAGAAACGAAATTAGTCTCATCTATTTTATCTTCGTTTTTAATATATGAGCTGAAGAGGGCGGGAAGGCCAAGTTTTATCATAACCATTCAACCGTCGGTTGAATGGTTAGCAATCCTTGTTGAATAGAGAAGCTTCTGTGCTGCTTTCTTTTATGACCAAAGAAGCAATTTTAAGGTTGGTGTCTGTTAGAAGCTCCAACATTACTGATGTTGTTGAGGAGGTTGAATGGTTAGCAAGAAAATGAGTATTTAGTTTGTCAAATATTGAGAAAGTGGTGTTTGAGcatttggttagttttttgttttcctttgtttttcatgaaatggatttcattttatttcattcaaaCATCAAGCAAAGGAAGCTTAATTTGATTTGGCAAGTCTTGCTTCTTCAATAACATGGTATGATCATCTGCTGCTGGCAAGCATTTCTGTTTTGACGACTGCAGGTGTATCAAATCAACCAAAAGAGAGGGAAAGGCATGGCATCTCCGCCCCACAACAAACGTCTTCAAAAATGATAGTTTATTTGACCAAAAGGTGGTAATGCATGTAATTAATAAGAGGATTTTCTTATTATCATTGGATTTatgaatattttcatttccctTTTATGAAGATTTCGTACTTTAGATTTCTATCACTCTACCTATCTCATACTTACCAAATGAGCTATGATTAATGATGGGAGAGCAacttttaacttttaatttaaCTGAAGTCATTTGAAAGAAGAAATCTTAAATTCCATTTCATGGTGATCATTATTGGCTACACAAGGCCTTAGCTTGACAGTAATGTCAAACTAGCCCTAACAcactagtaaaaaaatttggtgaaaaaaattaatttattatctgGTATTTTAAAACTTCCGGTAATTCTCTTACGCGGGATCGTAATTACGTATTAATTAcctattcttttttgttagGCCTCAGCCTTGGGCTGTTTTTTGTTGGGCCCTTTTAAAGCTATGTGTAGGCTAGCCCTTGTTTGTCTGTCTCGGCCTTGGGTCCagctttttttttccggactggttaaataaatcaaaccaaTTCAGAATATATTTGAGTGAGTTGCCAAAACTATTTTCtagccccaaaaaaaaatggattttggaaaggaaaatgttaggtttatcatatttttcataccACATCGTGTATCACCTCTTTAATAGAGGTGAGCTctattgtattggtgggctccatcTTTATTAGAGAGGTGATACACAATGTGGTAAGTCTAGCATTACTCGGAAAGGAAAATGCAAACAAGTATAAAACAGAGCAAGATTGACGTTTTCAAGTTTTATTCTGTATACATGATGACAAGGATCCACAGAAGTGAGCAAACATTGATTGAGCATCACACAAGTTTAGAACACCTTTGGCCGGACTGTCCAAAACTATTTTATAGCCCAAAATAGGATTTTGGGAGAAACAGCATGACAGAGCAAGATTGATTGcccaacaaagtttagaaCATTTTGGTTCAGCTGCCACAAACTGTTTTAGAGACAGTTATCAAAATTGATACAAAAGTAAGAATTTCCTTTCCTTCAATCCCATCCAGATtacttcttctcttttcccaTACAAATCTTCAGTTCTTACTCATTCATCCCAAATCGGCCGCCatctttgttttgttcatCCGACTTTTGTTCAATCTTTGCTCTGTTTTTACTGGTgccctattttattttatttttgtcaccGGTCGGTGGGTCTGTGAGTTAAAATCTTAGCCACACATCTGATCAAACGGCTCAGAAAGAGAGCCCTGCGACCAAAATCCGTAGCTTAAGGAAAGCGCACCCTCGTACAACACAAGTCTCTCTATCTTCACCCTCTGTGGACTACTGAGAGCTGAAATTTCAACTCTCTCTCCCAGAAAATCTTCTAGAGCAACAAGCAACTGCAAGTATCTGTATCAGATCCAATCTTAATTTTCCGAGAAAGTCACCTATTCTCCTggaaaacaaacccaaacTCTTCCCACTAGTTTCCCAATTTTCCATGGCTAATGCCtggaagaaagagaaaccCATGAGACCCCTATTGCTTCTCTTCTCTGCCACTCTCGTCCtcgtcttcatcttcttcttcctcgccTCTCGCCCTTCCTCAAACCCCTCCCCTCCAGGCCTTAACCCCACCATCAGAACCGATCTCCCGATTTACCCACTCCCACCTTTCAATTGCGAAGAGTGCCGGCAGTCCCACCCTGTAATCGCTAACGTTGTCGAAGGCCTTAGCTACCCTTTCATCTACTCGCTCGCCGATTTGGGTAGGTTGCCCGAGAAGCCGCACAAGGACATCGTCAGATTTCTCAAGGGCAAGCCTTTTCGGAGACCCGATATATCGGCGACGATTCAGGGGCTTTTGGAGAAATTCAAAGGTGAAGGGAGGGACAATGGGCTTGTGGTGGACGTGGGTGCCAATGTGGGCATGGCCAGCTTCGCCGCCGCGGTTATGGGCTTTCAGGTGCTAGCTTTCGAGCCCGTTTTCGAAAATTTGCAGAGGATTTGTGATGGCATTTACTTGAATCGTGTTGGAGATTTGGTCACTGTGTTCGAGGCCGCAGCCTCCGATCGCCCTGGCAATATCACCTTCCACAAGGTAccgtcttttttcttttctttgggttGAATTTTAGTCATTCTTGTTTTGCCTCTCTgcttctgttttctttcttttgcattttgAGCTTTATTTTGAAGCTTTTATGCTGTTGTTGGTTGTTTCACTATTTTTGTGATTACATAAGCCGGTACCTATGACTGGGTTTATGAAATGAAtatccttttttgtttcttttcttccaacATTGTGgaagttgaaacttgaaatgaatttcaaattgttgaAGATGAGTAAATAATATGACATTTGCAATTTGAGAATACATAGAAAAGTAATTAGGGTGATTCCAACTTTGTTTCTCCTAGGCATATGGatatgaaaatttaattatgtgCTGTAGTTACATGATGGGTTGAATTGGTGGTCATACTGAAGTCATGGGAACCTAGGTTGtgcttttgattgattgaaaaTCATGCATTGCCTTTAGTTCTGCTGCCCTTTTTTAGCCTTTGTTTCACTGAGAATATGAAACATGCAATATATGATGCTTAGGATTAAATACTTGAGAGAGGCTGTGATATTAAACGGCATTCCAATTAGCACAACCAATTCTATTTATGGCATGTTGTTTGATTTGTATAGGGAAGCAATGGGTCAtgttttttccctttcttgtCTGATTCGTTCTTCATTTTTATAACAACAGATAACTATTAATAAGCTCTCCAAAATGTCAATTTGTAATGCTGTGATAATCTCCTGTCTGCTGCGTTTCTAATGTGAATCTTGCTTATGTGACCAGTTGGTCAGTCGGATGGACAATAGTGCTATTTCGGCTGCTGGTGCAAAGTTGGCCTTCAAGAATAAGGAAGAGGTGGCAGTTCAAGTAAGAACCATCCCGCTTGATGATGTAATCCCAGATTCAGAGCCTGTTCTTCTGCTCAAGATTGATGTTCAAGGCTGGGAATATCATGTGCTGAAAGGAGCGTCCAGGTTACTATCAAGGAAGGCAAGCAAAGCACCCTATATCATTTATGAGGAAGATGAACGGCTCTTGCAAGCCAGTAATAGCAGCGCAAAAGAGATACGAAAGTTCCTACGTGGTGTGGGTTACAATCATTGCACGCAGCTTGGTACAGACGCACACTGCACCAAATTGGGTTAGCATGTATTTCGTACCTTCAGCTTTGCCACAAGAACCAGAACCACACTACTGTGTCATGGTTGGTTTGCGTATAATCTTCTGAGAGGGATTAATCATACATGTTTCTGTCAGATAAGTTAGACGTTTGGTTTTACACGGGTATCACTACAACACGGTGAGAGACTGGAGTCTGTAGATGCAGGGCCAATGCACAGTGGTTGAAGGCAAGCTTTTTGAGAGGAAGAACATTCCCTCAAGACATTGAAATACGTTGAAAGGAGATCTGGTTCGGAAGAAGCTGCTCGTTGAGCTCAACTAGATTTATCTTTATATGTTGGCCGGCATTCTTTTCTTACCAATTGGCTTTGGTTTACATTTTGTTGGTGCAGTGTGCCGTTGGAGGCTTTTAATTGTAAAGTTATTTATTGTTGCCTGATGTTACTGATGCATTTGAGAGACCTTCAATTTCCATTGGATTCATTGAGGATGTTGACTTCAATATTTGTTAGTTCTAGTAGACAGACACCATATACTTTTACCCCTTTCATTGCTGTGCGATGAAGGCACTCTATTGGAAACGTGTGCAGGggaaaagaaaactgaaaGTATACGCAGACGCTTACCTGCACTGCATATCAACTAGCTCTTAATATACCTATTACATTTCTTTTAACAAATACATATGTTGATataccaatattttttttccggttAATATTCCTTTTgatgtttatttatatatttgacAAAATAATACTTATATATGGTGATTTTTTTCCTATTGAGAGAAGCGATGACATACTAAACTCACGTGactcctcttttttctttccttggtAATTTATTTGTGTATTATTGGCGTTTCTTCCCTTTTGTATTCTAGTATAAatggtttcttgttttgttaatGATGTGCTATTTATGAATTTGTGGAGGTGTTAATTGGTTTCCATTATGAACGGATAGATTGTTAACTTTATGTATCAACGGCTGGGCTTTTTCCGTTTATTATCCATGGCATCCTACAAATTCAAAACAGCCCACTAACTTACAATCTAAAAAGATTCCCGGAATCTATCCTCTCACTTTCACATTCTAAGCGTGATAGATAATAAAATAGTATAAAATGCTGTGAAGGTAAACTTCCACTTATAAGTTATAATTATGGCAAGAAGAAACTGTTATCAGTCAACCTCACACTCACAGAAACAGAATCACAGCAAGGTGATCATGAGATGGCCAACCATCCCATTAGCTATGTCTGGAAAATTTCCTACAACCAACCAACCACCGCCGTCATTGAAGGAAAGAGGGATATTGCTCCGTTTACGCAAGAGGACAAGCTGGCTAATTTAAATTAAGCTAACCCTCCCTGCTCTGCTATCGACCGGAAAATGCTTCGGACAGGTCAGGCCTATATGCATTGGGTATTgcaaattaattagttttataCAAGAGAATAGAAAGGGTGCAATGCagctatatattattttctttggtcaTCATCTGTTTGTATTGATGTTCCTTTAATAATAAGATGCAGCTCTTTTGTCACTGCCTATAGATTGGAAATGAAATTCATTACAATCTATATAGGCTATAGTTGGCTGCTTCTTCGCCTGGCGGTGATCGAGCTTGTTATTTTTGCTTGTCCTCGTTTTTATGATCAACTTGTGGCATATAGTAGGTGGCAAGTATTATATCCCAAAACACAAAGAAGGGCTGAGAGAAGTTATACTTGGTTCCATGAAGCTGATGGTGAAGAGCATGGTAACCACTATTGTTTCTGAAAAATACATGTAATGGGTTCCAAGGGATCCATAACCCAGAATGATCGTCCACGGCTTTGATCGTTgcaaaggagaagaagaagatggaggCTCGTGCAGACATTCCAGACACCAGAAAACTTATTGCCCCGCTCATCGTATCCACCATAAGTCCCTCCAAAGGGTGATTGTAAAAAGCTCCAAACGCGTAAGGAGCCATTAGTCTGTGATGATGCGAGTGGATATGCTTGTACAAAAACTTATTCTGATGCATGTATCTATGCATGAAGTATTGCCACGTGTCCATTACCACCATGGCAGTGGCGAACTGAATAATATACCTGCATGCAGATGCAGCGGCTCCAGTCCCTCCTCCTGCTGCAGCATGAGCAGCCGCATGGACATCATGATGATTTGCGCCTCCAGTTAGAAAGAACAGCAGAGCCGCACTGATGGCCTGCAAGGATTGCTGCACTAAGACGCCTTTGATGACTGTCGATCTGGACACCAAATTTTTCTCATCTTGTTCTTCAGTTGTTTGCATTTTGTACTTGGGAAATGCAGTTTCTATAACTGCAACTATGCCTGCATAAATCCAATATATGAAGATTGGGACAAAAATTCCCAACACTTCATCTGAATTTTTAAAGTTGATACCCATAGGAAAATTCATTCCCATACTTAATAATTGTGACGAGGGGCCTTGTATATATAGGGAGTGGGGTCAATTGGGTCTTGGGATttggtattattattatcatctTCTTTGATTGGATTTggttttattatcttttttgtATATGAATAATCtgattgtttttttatgaACAATATTAATGTGGCTAGTCTTTTATTTACAAATGCTAGGTGGCTAGGTAGGTACAATAAATTTGCAACCCCTGTGCATGATTTACATAGTTGTTGCAATCCCTGTGCACCGTGAAACTTCCCAGCCTATAGCACTTGACCCATAATTATAAGTCTTGGGCTAATCTAggaatgtacatatatatatatatatatatagatatattccTAGTCAGATTATCCTTATCTTGGCCTCTTGTACTGTAAATAGTCTTGGGTTAATGGCAAAATTCTAGCACTAAAACCCTTGTGCGCTGCGCACTAGTTGGTTTGACAAAGACTTTTATTTCCATTTGAATTGGTCCACTATACTCATATCATACACAATTCTTCTAATTTCTTAATCCGAGATATCTCCATATCCTACCTACGGCCAAGATTTCATAGGACGACGATGGTGACAAACAAACGTACGTAGTGCGAAATCTCACCTTTgtttgtttgccttgtttGCTGTTCTCTTACTtactgcctctctctctctctctctctctctctctctctgcttttgccttgttaaattaaatttgcATTGTATTTGTCTCCTTTAAAACTGAAGAAGGACCTGCGTGCAATTGGGTGGTAATCTTATCCTACGTTGGTTGAGAGAAATACATAACTGGAGTCTGGAGGAGGCTTGTTGCTGGtttcatataataatatataaggAGATGGATGGATATATGAAATGAAACCCTGCTTTTCGATGAATATTAAAACAAGGAAACGAAATCTCTGCCTTATGCTGCTGACATTGTTGTCATGAAGCTTAACTTAACTGGAGATTTTTGAATCCGATCTTATTAATAAGAGATGAATGTTCAGTTTATTATGACAATCTGACTATTATAATCCAAATTCCTTAACTCGATAAGTTAATGAATCAAATATGAATATCATTTggctttttatgtttattattacagatttttcttttttcttttttttaatgataaagGAAAAATACAGATATATCATTTGGTAACGTCAAAACTAAGTATTTCCCCAGAATAAAAGGCAAGTTTGAGGATCACATAATCAATTATATCAATTAATTGGAGAGagtttttttcaataaagGACAAAATTAATAGGAAGCCCAAATGTATTTGACCTGTATTTGTATTCATTGTCCCAAAAGGACGCTGCTTCCCTCTCATTTCCACTCCGGGAGGCATTCCTACTTCATACAAAGCACAGGTTGACgtatatacaaaaataattatttaggGTTATCCTCTCGTTTTCTTTTCCATAGACGAGAATGAGATCCGAGAGAGAGGCAAAATTAACTTTGTTGGCTGTGTGACATCATAATCATAGACGAAGGCTTTCGGCAGAGATTTCGTTTACTTTACTTGGTCTACGAATACAAAacagaggaggaagagaataGTATCCGCCATTGCCAGTCAAGCCATGAACCTCGAACCAGAGCAGCAGCACCCGCCAAACTCCAAGTCTTCCCctgaaggagaaggagaaggagccGACGATCAAGTGTCCAATCTGAAAATGACGTCATGGGCTGCTCTAGAGCGACTGCCTACTCGCTCGAGAATAAGGAGAGGTATCTTAGTCTCCCACGATCAACAAGAGCAGGGTGGCCAAAACAGAGAGATTGATGTAAAGAAACTTGAGCCAATAGAAAGGAACAAGTTGCTGGAGAGGCTGCTCAAGATTAATAATGCTGCAGACGAccaagataataataataataataatggcGCCACGTCTTCCTTCTTGCTCAAGCTCAAGGACCGCATCCATAGGTAATTCTTCTGAATGCTTGCGGCTTAGCTTTGAATTATGTACTCTCTGCATTGGTTTGGcgggtttttaatttctctgtttcttAAATTCTAAACGCAGAGTTGGACTTGAATTTCCAACAACTGAAGTGCGGTTCGAGAATTTGCACGTTGAAGCACAAGCTTACGTAGGAAGCAGGGCATCACCTACCATGCTCAACTTCTCCATCAATATGTTAAAGGTAAGAAATAAATAGttcatctttcttttgaatcaaattttatatatgtgtttatatatccatgacatgtatgtatgcaAATGGAACTAGCTTTTAATTCAAATCATGGTTGTAGCTTAGTTTCACCTAGCTGGTACATATCAAACCAaccaacctttttctttttggattttAAGGGGTTcctgaattgttttcacattcTTCCgagtaaaaaaaacccattgcCAATCCTCCATGATGCAAGTGGAATTATCAAGCCAAGAAGGTAATTAGATTCGATTTTCAAGCTGCGCCTCCACACGCTGGCGCTTTTcatgcatcatattgatcatcTTCTGGTCTGATTTCTGCAGGATGACACTACTTTTAGGCCCCCCAGGCTCTGGAAAGACCACATTACTATTGGCATTGGCTGGAAAACTTGATAAACATTATCTAAAAGTAAGCATAAGGATATCATTGTCATCATACTAGTAATATCTCATATGTAAATTCACTGATTGGATGTAAATGTAATTGATCGAATTGCTTCATTACGACTTGACTATTAGCTTTCGGGGAGAGTTACATACAACGGACAAGGGATGGGGGAGTTTGTACCGCAGAGGACGGCAGCTTATGTTAGTCAACATGATCTCCACATACCAGAATTGACAGTGAGAGAAACGTTGGCTTTTTCAGCTAGATGTCAAGGGGTTGGACCACGTTATGGTACTCTCTAACTCAAAACACCCTTGCTCTAGTTTTGAACAACTCTGGACAATCTGAATTGagttattaattttttgcatTTGGAAAATTTTCAGAAATGTTGATAGAATTATCAAGGAGAGAGAAGGCTGCAAATATTATGCCAGATCTTGATCTTGATCTCATCATGAAGGTATGAACCTAGTTAATGTGGAACTGTTTCATTTGTCTTATTCACCAATGAACAAGATGCTGCAGTATCAGCTGATAGGCAATTTAGTTTGTACTTGTTCCTTGAAGTAGCATTTCCATCTTCCAGAATTTCTTCGTagttcaacttttttttttttttggttgcagGCAGCAGCACTAAAAGGACCGGAAACCAATGTTGTTACAGATTTGATACTCAAGGTATGTACCCGCAATTCGTCCAAGTTAATGCCTAACATTACATAATATAAAGATACTAACTCTCTTGGTCTATATACTTTCCAATTGAGCTAAaaagaatttggaatttttcgCTAATAAAACTTTGCAGGTTCTGGGACTGGAAGCTTGTGCTGACACCGTGGTAGGGGACGAAATGACCAGAGGTATATCTGGTGGACAGAAAAAGAGAGTCACGACAGGTAGAGCTATCATAGAAATTGTAATTCCAAACCCTGAATGTCTCACAGGATAATTAGGCTGATtcttataaatgaaaaatggcCAACAATTACAGGGGAGATGCTGGTTGGACCAGAAAGAGTACTTTTTATGGATGAGATATCAACTGGCCTGGACagttcaacaacatttcaaaTAGTGAATTCACTGCGACAATACGTCCACATCCTCAACGGAACTGCATTAATCTCCCTCCTGCAGCCAGCACCAGAGACTTATGCTCTCTTTGATGATATAATTCTTCTCTCGGATGGCTACATTGTGTATCAAGGCCCCTGTGAGAATGTGCTTGAGTTCTTTGAGTACATGGGCTTCAAATGTCCAGAGAGGAAAGGAATTGCTGATTTCCTACAAGAAGTAACTTAACTTAACTTACTCATACAGTTAATGACATATATCTCCTCCCACTAATTCAacttccatttttgttttgaattcaaTGATAGGTGACATCAAGGAAAGATCAAGAGCAATACTGGGTTCATAGAGAAAAGCCTTATGGCTTTGTAACAACCAAAGAATTTTCTGAAGCAATGAAGTCATTTCACATTGGTCGAAAACTTGGTGATGAGCTTGCTATTCCATTTAACAAGTCTGAAGGCCACCCTGCAGCATTAGCAACTAGGAAGAATGGTGTTAACAAGAAGGAACTGTTCAAAGCTTGTATGGACAGACAAATTTTGCTTATGAAGAGGAATAAGTTTGTCTACATTTTCAAATTGGCGCAGGTACAAGTAGTATATAACAGTTATAGCTCatctttgattttattttcagCAAATGAAGTGCTTTTGTTGTCTACGGTTTCAGCTTATTGTAGCTGCTTTTGTAACAACGACGTTGTTCCTACGTACTGAGATGCACCGGAGCACAGTAGAAGATGGGGGAATTTATATgggagctttattctttacacTGCTCTCAATTATGTTCAACGGGTTTGCAGAGCTTCATATGACTGTTGAGAGACTTCCCGTGTTCTTCAAGCAAAGGGACCATCTGTTCTATCCTGCTTGGGCATACTCTTTACCGCAATGGGTGATAAGGATCCCTATGACCTTTGTGGAAGTCTTCATTTGGATGATCATCACTTACTACACTATAGGTTATGATCCGAGCATTGGAAGGTGATCGAAAAGTGAAA
Proteins encoded in this region:
- the LOC18770444 gene encoding uncharacterized protein LOC18770444 codes for the protein MANAWKKEKPMRPLLLLFSATLVLVFIFFFLASRPSSNPSPPGLNPTIRTDLPIYPLPPFNCEECRQSHPVIANVVEGLSYPFIYSLADLGRLPEKPHKDIVRFLKGKPFRRPDISATIQGLLEKFKGEGRDNGLVVDVGANVGMASFAAAVMGFQVLAFEPVFENLQRICDGIYLNRVGDLVTVFEAAASDRPGNITFHKLVSRMDNSAISAAGAKLAFKNKEEVAVQVRTIPLDDVIPDSEPVLLLKIDVQGWEYHVLKGASRLLSRKASKAPYIIYEEDERLLQASNSSAKEIRKFLRGVGYNHCTQLGTDAHCTKLG
- the LOC18769317 gene encoding sphinganine C4-monooxygenase 1 isoform X1; its protein translation is MGMNFPMGINFKNSDEVLGIFVPIFIYWIYAGIVAVIETAFPKYKMQTTEEQDEKNLVSRSTVIKGVLVQQSLQAISAALLFFLTGGANHHDVHAAAHAAAGGGTGAAASACRYIIQFATAMVVMDTWQYFMHRYMHQNKFLYKHIHSHHHRLMAPYAFGAFYNHPLEGLMVDTMSGAISFLVSGMSARASIFFFSFATIKAVDDHSGLWIPWNPLHVFFRNNSGYHALHHQLHGTKYNFSQPFFVFWDIILATYYMPQVDHKNEDKQK
- the LOC18769317 gene encoding sphinganine C4-monooxygenase 1 isoform X2, which encodes MGINFKNSDEVLGIFVPIFIYWIYAGIVAVIETAFPKYKMQTTEEQDEKNLVSRSTVIKGVLVQQSLQAISAALLFFLTGGGGTGAAASACRYIIQFATAMVVMDTWQYFMHRYMHQNKFLYKHIHSHHHRLMAPYAFGAFYNHPLEGLMVDTMSGAISFLVSGMSARASIFFFSFATIKAVDDHSGLWIPWNPLHVFFRNNSGYHALHHQLHGTKYNFSQPFFVFWDIILATYYMPQVDHKNEDKQK